The following are from one region of the Endozoicomonas sp. 4G genome:
- a CDS encoding DUF5062 family protein: MKKLKNENELVKEALRVGAIYAQKRKAGQFEPTDSAKQKVEYLYRLLVHDQLIQPLVKGEESEPSMKRKLALWISRQLPENHPLLK; the protein is encoded by the coding sequence ATGAAAAAACTGAAAAATGAGAACGAACTGGTCAAAGAGGCCCTGAGAGTCGGGGCTATTTATGCTCAAAAACGCAAAGCAGGTCAGTTTGAACCGACCGACTCCGCCAAGCAAAAAGTTGAATACCTCTACCGCCTGCTGGTTCATGACCAGCTGATACAACCTCTGGTGAAAGGGGAAGAGTCTGAACCCAGCATGAAGCGTAAGCTGGCGCTGTGGATATCCCGCCAACTGCCAGAGAACCATCCGCTGTTGAAATAG